From one Magnolia sinica isolate HGM2019 chromosome 18, MsV1, whole genome shotgun sequence genomic stretch:
- the LOC131232390 gene encoding RING-H2 finger protein ATL70-like has protein sequence MNTTNTSDGLMNADMSSGLSYGAISLTICILIITITAVTLACYFCDRAHSSPPHQPQELHRPPHQPPVADNEVHLDEATLLSYPTLLYSHAKIHNKDTTSCCSICLADYKDTDMLRLLPDCRHIFHVKCVDTWLRLHPTCPVCRMSPLPTPLSTPLAEVVPLATRV, from the coding sequence ATGAACACCACCAACACCTCTGATGGATTGATGAACGCTGACATGAGCAGCGGGTTAAGCTACGGCGCCATCAGCCTCACCATTTGCATTCTGATCATCACCATCACCGCTGTCACCCTTGCTTGCTACTTCTGTGACCGGGCCCACTCATCCCCACCCCACCAGCCTCAAGAGCTCCACAGGCCCCCTCATCAGCCGCCCGTAGCTGACAATGAAGTGCACCTCGATGAAGCCACCCTCTTGAGCTACCCCACGCTACTTTACTCGCACGCCAAGATCCACAACAAGGACACCACCTCTTGCTGCTCCATCTGCCTCGCTGATTACAAGGACACGGACATGCTGCGGCTGCTGCCTGACTGCAGGCACATCTTCCACGTTAAGTGTGTGGACACCTGGCTGCGACTGCACCCGACATGCCCTGTTTGCCGCATGTCGCCCCTGCCGACCCCGCTCTCAACCCCTCTTGCAGAGGTTGTCCCGTTGGCAACCCGGGTATGA